One stretch of Capsicum annuum cultivar UCD-10X-F1 unplaced genomic scaffold, UCD10Xv1.1 ctg71844, whole genome shotgun sequence DNA includes these proteins:
- the LOC124894235 gene encoding zinc finger A20 and AN1 domain-containing stress-associated protein 8-like — translation MDSSKETGCRAPEDPVLCINDCDFFGSAATMNMCSKFQKDMMLLKQEHAKLAAASNKDGVRRSSSSDESELALAGSAIASADLASQISQVKSKEGLKKCTACRKCVGLMGFSCKCGDLFCAVHDYSDKHNCPFDYRNAGQNAIAKANPIIIAEKLNKI, via the coding sequence TCTGCATCAACGACTGTGATTTTTTTGGTAGTGCAGCTACGATGAATATGTGTTCCAAGTTTCAAAAGGACATGATGCTACTGAAGCAGGAACATGCAAAGCTTGCAGCCGCATCCAACAAAGACGGAGTACGCAGAAGCTCAAGCAGTGATGAATCAGAACTTGCTCTTGCAGGTTCCGCGATTGCATCTGCAGATTTAGCCTCTCAGATTTCACAAGTGAAGTCCAAAGAGGGTTTGAAAAAGTGCACAGCTTGTCGTAAGTGTGTGGGATTAATGGGGTTTAGTTGCAAATGTGGTGATCTTTTCTGCGCAGTTCATGATTATTCAGACAAACACAACTGCCCGTTTGATTATAGGAATGCTGGTCAGAATGCAATAGCAAAAGCAAATCCTATCATCATAGCAGAAAAGCTTAATAAGATCTAA